In Dermacentor variabilis isolate Ectoservices chromosome 7, ASM5094787v1, whole genome shotgun sequence, a genomic segment contains:
- the LOC142586902 gene encoding uncharacterized protein LOC142586902, whose product MMRHALFTTLLALLGAITVDRSYAQGGFYSGTTFKTGIKGGGYDSYYPYVYSLPFVAKGTLTISRNPGWYGGSSTYWQQQQQVPLPPFYGGSSDSMASGLGGSSYGGSISG is encoded by the exons ATGATGAGGCACGCGCTCTTCACAACCTTGCTCGCCC TTCTCGGGGCAATCACTGTCGACAGAAGTTATGCTCAA GGAGGATTCTACAGCGGGACTACATTCAAAACCGGAATCAAGGGCGGAGGATACGACTCGTATTATCCATATGtt TATTCTCTGCCATTCGTCGCAAAGGGAACGCTAACGATCTCGCGCAACCCTGGCTGGTATGGAGGGTCGAGCACCTactggcagcagcaacagcaggtcCCGTTACCGCCCTTTTAtggcggcagcagcgacagcatggCCTCAGGCCTCGGCGGAAGCAGCTACGGAGGCAGCATAAGTGGTTAA